In Procambarus clarkii isolate CNS0578487 chromosome 13, FALCON_Pclarkii_2.0, whole genome shotgun sequence, the following are encoded in one genomic region:
- the LOC123747720 gene encoding cytochrome c-like yields MVEREKGKKIFMQRCAQCHTVELNGKHKTGPNLNGLFGRQTGQASGYIYTYANKAKSITWDKDNLDIYLTNPKKFIPGTKMVFVGLKKKNERADLIAYLETSTK; encoded by the coding sequence atggttgagagggaaaaaggtaagaagatctttatgcagaggtgtgcacagtgtcacactgttgaatTAAACGGCAAGCACAAAACTGGACCAAATCTAAATGGCCTCTTCGGCCGCCAAACTGGTCAGGCTTCTGGCTATATTTACACTTATGCCAATAAGGCCAAGAGTATCACGTGGGACAAAGATAATCTGGATATCTACTTGACCAACCCCAAGAAATTTATTCCAGGCACAAAGATGGTGTTCGTTGGtcttaagaagaagaatgagcgtgcagacttgaTTGCTTACCTGGAAACCTCCACCAAGTAG